ATGCAGTGCTGCTGCCACAGTTGGTTCAGCTTTCTGTAACGCTCTGGACAAAGGTGCAACGGATTGCCCCTCCTAGAGATGAAAACAGAGAGAGCCTAATGCAAGGGCTTTTCCAATCAACAGCACTTCTGATACATGACTGTGTTAACCACAACTAAACTTCTCTTCTTTAGCTTTATAATTTTGGAGGTGAAGGATGACATATAGCAAATTCCCTGAGTGTAGAAGGCAGCAGAAGTTTGATCTTGTAACATTACTGTTGGCTACTGCATTTCCTGGAGATCATCAAAATGTGAGTCCTTAATATAAAGGTTAGTACAGGCTTTTTGCAGAAATCTGTCATTCaaattttatgctttttaatgccattttaatgctatactgtacAAATTTTAATGCCACGACTGTGATGtaaaagatgtttttatatgaaaactgtccctacatttcactatttctgaaccTGGAAACCTGACCACTCACGGGCtgtagtcattctctgaaatccacgttttctagccatttttgctggaatttgcgtTTCCCCCAtgtcccagctctcctccacctggtccagcctgccggccactttaaaaacatgcagtttttggcactttgTACCCGACCGCCTAGAACAATTGCAATGCTTTGGTGTGTTtacgcagatgcacatatcttGATGAATCACAgtctataattatttattattactgtcaaatatttttcttgaaaactgcagaaagaatttttaataccaatgagaatcaaatttaatgatttttaaggtCATTTAAGGctttaatttttgcaaaatcaacttaatgactattaatgctttttaatgccctgcagaaaccgtGTAGTAGGAAGCTGTTTCCTGCACTATGCTCTACACCACACTTTGAGTTTCACATCTGCAACGAGGCCAAAATTAAACCTGCAGTTTGGAACTTGTGTCTACTCCTTCTGGCAATGAaagtaattacacaaacactgtcgACATGCATTATGAGGAATGCCTAGCCATTGATCACTTTCTGAGTTTGTCTTTTATCCTAATTGACTTATTGGAAAAAAGTCTCAATGTAACAAATGTTAATATCGGTGTAAAAGCCTTGAACTCTAACTTTAATGTAATTTTGCTGTCATTCTACAACGGCAACAGTTACATGTGTAACACTCAATGCCTACAAGTGACGCAAAATAATCCAGCAGCCACGGTATGTCCCTTCATCACCTGTACAACATACTAATGTGTTTTATAAGTCAAACAGGTTGTCATGTACTGGAATGGCCTGACACATAGCAGACTCTGCATATGGTTGAGTTACACACTAGTTGTATCATATCTAGAAGACAAATAGCATTGAAGAATAAATATAATACTACGAAGATTCTTACCCAAGATGAGGATCAGTCTCCCCATAATCGTCCAAGTAAGGAGCTGGGTACGTGCTTCCTCGAGTCTTACTGGCCATCAGTACAATTTCACACTCTCGTATCCTGTTAACATTCAATCAAACTTGATTTACTTGAAGCACATTTCATTGCAGAAAGAACAGAATGGCCTGAAAACAATTAACTATAGAATTGAAAAACTATTTTCTTAGTCCCTAATGTGCAGAGTTTGGTGACTAACCTGAGGAACATGCCCACTCCAGCTCCACAGGTAGCAGCGTGGGCGGTGCAAGCTCCCACATCCTCCCCGTCCAGCTGGCTGAGGCAGCAGGAGCTCTGAGAGCACAGCATGGTCCCACAAAACAGGCACAGTGTCGGATGCTTCctctcatcatctgtagatTTTGGACACCTGAGGGCAGATTGCAGACAAGTCAGAAGGGTTTCACATCTGCAGCAGACTGATAGACAGTGGCAAAAGGGGCTTCAATTCCCCGcttactgaaaatggctggctTGATTGAGGAGAGCGCTGTAATCTTCAGGAAGATCAATCAAACGATTCCTTCTCCTGGGGTATCTGTGAAAAGAGCGGGTTTATCAAGCAACTATTAGGAGATGTTTCATTGCAAATCAAAACTAATGCTAAAATAATACAAAGCACTGTATCAACCTGACTGTCTGGGTTTTGCCTTTCAGGGCTTTGGTTATAGCTGGGCTCCCACACCACCTGAGAAAGAACAAACATTTACAGTTAGATAACTTCTCACTCTCcaataaatactaaaacatgcatcAATGTTTTCACCAACCTCTGGAGCAGTGGAGTAACAGTGTCTCTGTGATCCTGGAACAGCTGGAACACATTGGAGGGTAGTGCCAAGTAACTGCACAGTGCCTCCATCTGTCCTGGAGAGGTAACTGCAGCAAGCATAAATGTCAGCTTCAATACACAAATGCTCACAGACTGCATTTTATCATGACATAACATTCTATTAGCCCACAGTTTGACCTACCAGAAGTACTGAAAAGCTCCTCTGGAGGATGTACTCCTGTTAGGCAATTGAAAAAGAGAGCAGCACAGCGCAGGAAAGGTTCGATTCCTTTCTTCACTCTTTCAGCTAAAGAGCTGCCGGATGCTTCTGGAATCAGCCTGAAGAGGAAACCACAGAGGAATCTGTTAGACAAGCTGAGGGCAGCCTGCAGCACAGTATAGACCACTGAGCATTTGAAATGACAACAAGGACCCAGGAGCAATGTTTGCTTCTACTGAGAAGTTATGTTTTTATCTCAGCGGACATAATGTCGATCTTGTCAGATTATGAAGCGGTCTAATGCGGACACTTAAAGTCTGCAGGAAAGAAATCACAAATAAATCTCACTTAGTTTCATGATATGAGCAAACTTTTTGTCCTTAGGtgtgatgttttgttcatgGGTTTAAAGAAAAAGACTTTCTAGAGGCTAGAAAATCTGTTTTCGATCATGTTTTAAATGGTTCTCACTGCATGTCCCTGGCATTTGCAAGAGaaattgttctgttttctttatcaATAGACTTTTTACCAGCTGGTTCACTGGACTCTTTAGTTTACTACTATACTAGGGTAACTGAATTGAAAGCCTATAGGTAAGCCCGTTAATTCAcagatatttgattttttttaactagaACATATTGCTGCTCATGTACTTTGGCAGAAAAATAACAAGAAGATGAAAAACACTTGTACCTTCCAGTGTGTTGTGATACCGTAGCGTGGAACTCTGCTGCCGCTCTcgcctcctctgtctcctctccaGCCTCCACTTCAGGGAAATCTGCAACAAAATTGAAACCATTATTTAATCATCACTATCATCCTTTTTATTGGTTACCACTGGTTCTTGCTTTGTGAGTCCGTTCAGTAAATGTCAGATACCAGGAGTATTGCTGGATGGAAATATATGGTGGAGGCTTTTGTACCTGTAGAAGACAAGAGGACCTGCAGCATGTGAGCCATGGTGACCAGATGAAAGATGTGCAGGTGATTGTAGGCAGAGCTGACAGCAGACGGCTGCAAGTCTACAGCCTCCTCCTGATACAGTGAGGGTATAGACAACACCAACCCCACCtgacaaaacacacatgcaacacACACCCTACTAAGAATTTCAGGTTTAAAGGTTAGGTTTGTAAAAGTAAAAGCTTTAAGTCTGAAggacatttacatttttctcaCTCAAAGTTGTAACAGTTTTTCTTAGGACAGCAGGAATGCATACATGTCATTAAGAACAGTCGTTCTTAGGACAGCAGGAATGCATACATGTCATTAAGAACAGTCGTTCTTAGGACAGCAGGAATGCATACATGTCATTAAGAACAGTCGTATGTTTTAATCGTAAGTCATACATTTATGATATGAATTCAAGTTTGggtattaaaataaattgttgaGTGATGAAGCAAGAAGAGCAGAAGTCACACCATTCTCATCTGAGCTGTTTCTTTTTAGAGGAGACCTACCAGAAGATGGAAGCAGTCCACTTCCAGAAGCGATGGGGTGTTCTTTCTGCTCAGGGCCGGGAGCAAGACTGGGATGAGAAATCACATGTTTGTccacaagaggaaaaaaattacagtcaCAAGTCTAATCAGCACATAAATAATAGGATGTAGTCTGCGGACGCTTTGATGGACCACTTACCCCCCAACATGTCTGTGAAGTGCCTCTGGATAACAGCCTGAGAGCTCTTGAGCCTCTGTGACGCTGAAAACTGAACAATGGCCTTCAGACCTCCGAGCTAAAACAGAGAACAATTTCATAGAACTGGCATCTAACAAAGAACAAACAACCCAAACAACATGCATTATATTTGTTGTTCAGTAGTCAGTATGTGGTGTCCAACCTGTCTATTTTGTAATGACCCAAATAGAGGCTTGTCCTCTTCCTGTAGTATGTTTTCTGTAAAGATACGTAAACATATTTTAGAAATGTGCATAAACAGGTACATACAGAGCAATGTTCAGGATAAGTCTTGCTGTACCTATTGCCTGAATCGTGAAGGCACATGTGTTCCAGGCCATGACTGGCACACGAGGGCACAGCTCATTTGGTGCTGTCTTCAGTCCCACCCTGTGGACTGTGGTGGCGCAGACGACCAGCATCTCTGTGATGCTGTCTGAGAATTTtctcctaaaaaaaaacaaaacaaaccaaccaaaaccaaaaaacacaaaagcagagaGTTCAGATAGGTGTGCTCTGAAAAGCAAAGACACTTAAGGAATTCTGAAGGAGCTGACAGTTCACTCACGGTTCTTGTACTCCATAGCTAAGAATGGATCTAAAGTCTGGCTGGCTCTCTCCACACAGCACTGTGTTACCGACACCACTGCTACCTTCTGCAAGGGAAAATCATTCATTATCTCATGCTATGTGAGCCTATCTTGAGTCTTAAACAATACAATCAATCATAACCAGTCAGATGAATACAAATGTATTTATGTTGTGGTCATAACGtgataaaatgtggaaaagttcAAGGGGTATGAATACTTATGCAAGCCACTGTAGGTTAGAGCAATGCCTTTCCTCTGTCTTTGTTCACGCATTCAAAGAAGTGCAGCAATTGGGCGCAAAGTACTTCTTCTTACCGTTATCCTGAGTGACTGACTTGAGTCCTTTAATCCTGGCAGAGAGGATCTGGATCCAACGAGGCAGTGTCAAATGCTGTCCgattatttctgcattttcactacacacaggaaacaaacgatcaaaacacatttttacacttGCACAAACAACTGAACGCCACAGATTGGTCTGAGGTACGTGGACCAGGCTTACTAGTTAAATGTTAGTGGTTCTAACGGGATCAGAGGGACCACGGTATTGCACAGAGACTTGCACAAGGGACACAAGTACTCTCCATTCTCCAGATCGATGATCAGCTCAGCGTGGAGACGGTTTCTGGTCGTATTTTGAACTGCCTCAAAAtatctgggggaaaaaaaaaagagagaatattACCTGAATGGCAATAAGTTGTACCTTCTAGTAGACTACACATAGAAAGATATTAAATTCTTACTTCTGCCAACATGTGGCATGCATGACGTGTCCACAGCTGCCAGTGTGAGTCCCCACAGCCAGCTCAGGAGGCATGTAGAGGGGATACAACGTCCCTGGCCCTGTCAAAGTTAAAAACAATAGACATATGAATCAGATATATACCTATAAACCTTTGATTCCCACAAATTGAATGATATGACCAGTAAATGGAGACTGACCATCTGCTTTGAAGGGCGGTATCTTTCCTCTGCACTGTGTCAGCACTGTGGACCTCTGGACACATGCAGTCAGTACCATGGCTGGAGCCTGACCCGCCACTTCCTGCTCCTCCTGGCAAAGAATGCAGGTCAACACCTCCCTGTCATCTATAGTGGACCCTCTCTGAGGCCCGATGGCTATACACATGTCCCTCTGCTCCATGGCACAGCTAGAAGAACAAACAGAGCAAGAATAAACAAAGAACAAGGTGAGCTCTTTACCTCAAGTCTCTGAAAGACTTCCCGGGGGTGTTTCAAGTGGCTCTGCTcacctctcagtagatgtaacAGGTTCTCCTTGTGTTCCGCTCTCAGGCATATTGTCATACAGCATCTTGTTTGACTCAATAAAGTTCTTCTGCATTGCTGACATCTGAGCCATTATCTTCTGTCGGTGGAGTTTAGCTGCTTCcgcctttctttttctctctgctttttctttgtcctgagcactctggattAATCAATAATATGTCGAAAGTGTCAAGGGACCACCATTCTCTGTATGTAATGCCTGAAGattattaattacatttttacctCTTCTGGCTTGGTCTCCATGCTCATGGGCACTGTTGGACTGGACTTCTCTCTAAGGCACTTGAcaatctcaaacatctacatgaAAAACATTGACAGAAAAATTGGAAAGTAACCACAAAATAAATCAGCCCTGAAAGAAGAAAACGACTcttcaaaatctgtaaaatgtatttatctgTACTGAACCTACCTGTAGAACCCATTTGACCATGTCTTTTTGAGCTTCAAGGGAAGGCAAAGACTTGATCTTGTACAACAAGAGGAACACTGACTTGTCGTGTTCTGAGCCGATGactgaaagaacaaaacaaacatttttgccacaaaaaattaacatttcacCTCATAGCCTTGAGAACTATGACAAATTGTTAGTCAgtgttgaaaaaacaaacagctggtCTTTACTCACTGCGGGCCTTTAGGCTGAAATCAAAGGTCACCTCCTCCACAGTGCTATCCTCAAGTTGTGTTTTCTCTTCCAGCAGTGCCTGACCGATCAGGTGCAGGGCCTGTATGATGAATATGTTAATTCTGTTACTACACTTGAATTTGGATCAAGAAATAGTAATTTGGagcaatgaaaataataaatgtgtACCCTCTGAATCATGGCTTCTGTCCAGTTAACGGGCCGGTCCTCTACAGCTCTTTGCAGGACGTGTCTCAGGATGTGGATGATGATGTCACAGCAGAGAAGACGTACTACATTGGAGAAAGCTGGACAAAAGGCCGGGGGCAGcggaggaggcagagctgagAACAAACACAGGCAGGGACAATGTTAGTAGAGCTGATTGATCAGCAGCCAGACAAGAGAAAATGGTCACATCTAGCTGTAGTGTGTCAGTCACCCTTATCATTGCCCTCCTgagctttccttttcttttgagACTCTTCTGCCTgtaacaagcaaagaaaaaaaaagaaattaaccaACAGACGTGCAACAGAAACTCCCAGTTTAATGTAGTACCCTACACTACCTTGCTATGCTGGGATCTTGAATAATGGTAGAAGAAAGGGTTGAATTCCATTAGACGCTCTTTCTTCACTTCATACAATCCATGTCCCGACACTCCTGGTttcctaaaaacacaaacagaatatacagataaagttttctgaaaattcaaTCTCAAGGCAAAACTCAAAAGCCATATATTAGATTTGTACATACTTAAAGGTGGCAACTTTGGTGATTACTGactccaggcctgtttcatggcTTTCctataaagaaaacatttttaccGTGTTTGCAACAGTTCCTCCCTACTGAAAACCACACAATTAATTCTATAATTAGGACATGTGGCATTATGAAACTCACATTCTCAGGCAGCCCTTTGACCAGGCTACTATGAGCCATGGGCTCAATGCACAGCAGGTGGATAACCTCCCTCATTGTCACATCCTCTTTGGTCACCTGACTGACCCCAGGGATGTAGCGCTCACCTGGACAAACAACATCAGTCAGATACCACAACACCAttcatattaaattaaattaaatttaaagttcATTAGTAGAATGTGACACTGTACCAATGACGACGATCAGCAGGTACAGCATCTCCTCTGTCAGACGGTTCCACTGTCTCAACTCATCCTGGAAATTTAGTTCCATTTCATTCATTAATAAGTAGAACATCTGAAGatacaacagttttttttccctgaatgaTTACTTAGGTGTTACTTACCTGGTCTTTGCTTGTACAACTTCCATTGAAATATTCAAACAGCTCAAATCTCAACAAGATTAGCATGAGGAAGTGGTTGGGGTCCATTTTGGAAGCAGCAATCTGTAAagaaacatgaaggaggacaaATGATATCACCACAGGTTAAAGACGAAAAGATAAAAGTTAGCATAGGACAAATATTCATGTCTGAAAGATGCCAACCTGAAGCATGAGGACATCCTTATCGTACATCTCATCCCTGCATTTCACATCCTGATAGTAGTAGACCTGTTTATGTGAAACAACAATTAATTTACCACTATATGAAGATGACAGAGGAGCtaatacaaaatgaaacaatgccTTGTGCATCCAAAGCACATTGTATACCTGGCTGACCAATGACAGCCCATTTCTGCGCCACATTTCGGCTGAGACCTGTGCAGCCAGCACCACACAGCGCAGAGGAAGCTCTACTAGCTGGGTGAAGTCATAGCTCTCCTACAACCGACAGAAAAGAATCcttaatgttttaatgtcagattAGCATTACATGAGGAATGTTTGATTGTTGATTCATTGACAGCACACAGCCAACTTAACTTTTTCATTTACTTAGGATAAATAAATGATAGCAACGCATGCTCGTATAGCACTTACAGGATGATCCAGACGGTCAATTGTCCCTTTTCCACATAGAAGCACATACAGACCTATGGATCACATTTTACAGGGGCGTACGttcataaattacaaaaaaaacatcaataaatcaCTCTGAGCTTCAAATATTAGCTATCCTACCAGCCAGTAGCCTGGAGATGGGCAGATGTATGCTGACAGGCTCCTGAGAGACTTTGTACGGACGAACATGGAGGATGTGTTTGCACATATAGTAGTCGGTGGCATCCCTATGGAAGGGCTGGTTATTGCACTGCATCAGGACTGAATGGCACTCCTTAAATGCAAGTAGCAGGATCTCATCCTAAAGGGCAGAAACAAGCAATAACTAAGTAAAGCAATTCACTCCCTTTTTACCACTGTCCAGTTTAGATGAATGAACAGTTACAACTCATGTACACAGCTTCCAGCTGCATTTCGGCTTTGTGAGATCTGTGCTGTTATCAGTTttacttttatatgtttttgggTGGTGACAGCAACAGAAATGATTATATGATCTGTTACCTACATCTGTGGAGCAGTGTGAGATGTAAACATCAAGTTTTTCTTATGAGTGTGTATGTGAACACATCAAAAACTGAAGGCCTATAAGGTGCATGTGAGAGCTGATGGACAAACGTGTCAGCTAAAATGACGACAAACAACCATTACAGAGGCGGAACCTGTGCACATTTGGCATTAaagtgtctgtatttttaatagaaCACTTAAGTGTATAGTGTAGTGGCCGCTCACATTAGAGGAAGACCAGTCCTGAAACATAGCAAGGATGTGGCGGAGCTGAATCTGGAGGGTAAAGCCAGCTTCCCATTCTGGCTCCACAGCGATGTGTCGACCAAGTTGTCGTTTCACCTCCTCCATACCCTGATAACGAAATAAAAGAACGTCAGGATTTACTAAATAATTGGTTTGTCTTGTTACCATAATCATAACTGTACACTGTAATAGTACAGCTCTTAAATGCTATTTAAGAATGGTTCATAATTTGAGTCATTTGTACCTGCATGCATTTGAGAAGCCCAAGAAAGTCTTTGAATCCTGCTAGGAACTGTTCCCGCAGCTCGTCAGTCCATACTGAGGGTTTACTGATCAGAATATACCTGAGAGACAAAGATAAGTTTTATCTTAGAGAAAGttaagaaagaaaaattaaGAACAATGAATTCAAAAGGTTCAGTCTTGCTCTTTTAAAATCACCTGAGGTCGTGGAAGATGACCTGGATGCGTGAGAACTTGTCAGAGCTGTAGCCCAGGAAGAAAAAGCGATTGTTATCATCCAGGTGTTCGCGTAGCAATTCCAGGACTGTATCAACTATCACTTTAATGACATTGCCCTCTTCAATGAGCTGCCTGGCCTAAAGGAGAAAGAGGAATGCAAGGACAGGGACCAGTCAGAATATCAGGCATGGACACAAGGATTTGTATaccttttcttttcattacGCATATGAGACAACACTCACTAGTGTGGGAACAGTGAAGATCTGAACAGACAGAGCAGTGATGGATATACTCCTCTCGTGGTCATCGTTGATGAAGTCTTTTTGCAGCTGCTTGTAGTGCTAAAAAGAGAAAGCCAGggaataaattaagaaagtaaaaaaaatgtcaaaaaatggaaaacatcttCGATTTTTGCTTACCTTTGTAAACTCGATTGCAAAAAGCCTCTTAAATTCCGTCTCCATCAGCATGCTACAGAAAATCAGTTCATGAACTATCTTGCGAGCTCCTTgaagaaattaagaaaaaatattttcttcttgttAGTGTCAGGGGATAATGAAGTGAGGTAAAGCTTTTATGTATAAAAACCCAGCAAAGGTCTGTTTACCTTTGTACATCCTGGCATCGTGCAGCATGAGTCTGCTAATGAGGCAAGGCTGATCTCTGTCTGCGTTTGGTTCTAGTGCCACCTGGCAGAAGGCCTGCCTGAAGCCcactgcacaaaacacacagagcacCAGTCATGCATCAGTGGATTTACAAATGAATACTTGGGTGTTGAATgaaaaaatatctgtcaaatgtgcacaaatatgaaactagaaaagcattcagagagcgcagtactccgccaaggctgctcggtTGATGCAttatttccaacggatgaaatgtttcataaaaaatgacctgctgagtacaggcatgtgttatgcatgtacaTGGTATATATGAATACCAAACTGCATGTAAATTACACTTATGAAGGTGtgctgatcagttcatcacttttagcaagtctttgttttgctagtgttaaaataacagttccctccatgtttttattttcaaggCGGATTTTTAATGGTTTGGGCTTTTttcggcacaggaagtgttgtcgAAGAAGCAGTtacttgacatgacgaagacgctgccaaaaagtccgaaaattcacataaagatgacagaaaacggttccacgctgttgctgcctaccaaaggatgtgtttaaacttatAAGCACCTAGCGGGGACAAGGTGTTACGGTGAAGAAATGAGGGAAGGCTGAAAGGTGAATCTGTCTTCACataaggctgatggctgaacTTAACGTGTCcggctggggtttgctacatacctgagctaaatatgtagcggtcggcaggaattgatgagaAACACCCTACAGTTTAATcgtttgttccttgtatgatttccaactgataaatcatggtcattttgtagtggtatcgcaatcatgtgattgtcagcggGTAGCAGACACAGTGTtcacgtcatggttacagcgatgCTGTGCAGGCTGCTGTATCTagcaatgggaaatctttaacaaagccgTGAATCCAcattataagccgcatcactgctaaaatttaatcacttggtccttgtgtcctttctggtcttccctgaaaatttcatccacatccgttggtctgtttttccgtaatgtttcacacagacagattcacagattcaCGTACAAcggtcgtcacataactccaccatttccttggcggagtaataaagcTATCAAATGtgtgcagggctccagactgcgactaaaattttactcgcgcatgtgcgaccagtaaatttgccatttttttaaaactactattgaatattttttgttgcttacaaACTTccgctccacacttcagcccagttgacagtaatgcgcaaatgagctggtttaactTCAAAAGAAAGGAGgcaaacaccaaagaagaagaaggcgggccaatgtgtgtgagagcagggagcgaatgacggtgaagctcctgatgtttcaaagcctttatttacgtcAGCCGTCTGtcttattttaaacacaaattcacctttctgtccttcactcctttcttgtccccattccagctgcttctaagtttagacacatcctttacTAGACGGCAACAGTGGAACACTTTTATTtaatctttatgtgaattttcggacttttctgCAGCGTCTTTGTCacgtcaagaaacctcttcttagtgaaacacttcctgtgccgctggaatggtcacaaaataaaagcttgcagcatttaaaatatgccttcaaaataaaagcctggaggaaaCGGTTATTtcaacactagcaaaacaaaggcttgccaaaattgatgaactgatcaacagacctttataagagtaatttacacgcgattcggtataaatacataatgtgcacgtgcataacacatgcctgtactcagtaCAAGGtctttttattacagatttcatccatcggatATTATACGttaactgagcagccttggtggagtactgtactctccgagtgcttttcttatgttgtgtcaactgctgcacaataaattgtgaattgaaaacatagtttctgcatttattgtgcaagtatttatcagtaatacagtgaaaatgagaggaaatgtgaatatttactttgcaagtcaaTTTTGGTGTGcacccctaaattttctgcttgtgctcctaaaattttaagttacgggccactgtgctcctaggaaagAAAGTTAGTCTGCAGCCCTGGTGTGTGATGCAAGTATGAAGACAATGATGCCAGCACCTGAGTAACCAATAATCTTCTGGAACCAGGGGCCAAGGCGCAGCGCAAAAGTTTGATGAGCCATGACTGCTGCTGGAAGGATTTCCACACGTAGTGGCAGCAGTGAAATGTGCTCAGAGTTGGcctgcaaaacaacaaagaaagagTTGGAGAtcactttgaaatgcaaaactgAAGAACTATGATTTATTCTAAAGTTTCCAAATAACTTTTAAAGAGGTATACTGTCAACATTTACCCTGATGAGATCTTTTGCTTGCTGGCATGAACGTAACGTTCCCCTCTTTACTGCCCGTCGACCCTGTTCAACAGTTAACAATAATTACATAATGTGCTGTTCATATGGTGAAGGTATTTATAGAAACCAGTTCAAATTAGTTTTCCTTTTACAGTGAagtcatttgaattttaaaataccTCCTTATCAATGagggctgtgtgtgtctgtgcttcaGCCTGATCACAGTTTACTGAACGCTGCAGGGTGTAGATCACGTGATCGTATGAGTGGTGCTCATCATTGTACAGTACACAGTAGTAAGCATTGTCTTTTGTCCTGCACGGATGAAGAAATACGCAGTCAAAATTAAGCTGAGTGCTTTGCTTGCGGATCGTGTTTACGTGTGATCTGAAAGGCCGTACCGAGGCTGGAGCTCAGCCGGCAGCTCAAAGTTCTCCTCCcacaccaaaaaatctttgatGTAGCTCAGCAGTACCCGGAACAGCTTCTCAGCACGCTCTTGCAGTTCAGGCTCCAGCACACACTCATCCTgcacaaaattaaacaacatgggattaacatttcatttactttaaaCACTATGATCAATTTAGCAGAAACACTTCTCACACATTTCAAGTTGTCCAGTTATATTAATGATaaactcaaaaaaaaacaaacataatacaggataattacaaataatacaattatagtaaaacattttccagaatgaggacaaaaaacaaatcttcaacacaaacatgcaacTTAATAGAAACTGAAGTTAATCTGGCATGGTCAGAGTTTGTT
This is a stretch of genomic DNA from Acanthochromis polyacanthus isolate Apoly-LR-REF ecotype Palm Island chromosome 1, KAUST_Apoly_ChrSc, whole genome shotgun sequence. It encodes these proteins:
- the ubr1 gene encoding E3 ubiquitin-protein ligase UBR1 encodes the protein MAESEKSPDGLELSKEWQEAADSRAELLHYLKEQVPQIFCLKKDASPQEEEELMQSRLLHPLECFLFGEDPQEGLEKLKQGSTSSQLCGRVFKEGETVYSCRDCAIDPTCVLCMNCFQDSVHKSHRYKMHASSGGGFCDCGDVEAWKIGPCCSKHDPGAATAMVTDECVLEPELQERAEKLFRVLLSYIKDFLVWEENFELPAELQPRTKDNAYYCVLYNDEHHSYDHVIYTLQRSVNCDQAEAQTHTALIDKEGRRAVKRGTLRSCQQAKDLIRANSEHISLLPLRVEILPAAVMAHQTFALRLGPWFQKIIGYSVGFRQAFCQVALEPNADRDQPCLISRLMLHDARMYKGARKIVHELIFCSMLMETEFKRLFAIEFTKHYKQLQKDFINDDHERSISITALSVQIFTVPTLARQLIEEGNVIKVIVDTVLELLREHLDDNNRFFFLGYSSDKFSRIQVIFHDLRYILISKPSVWTDELREQFLAGFKDFLGLLKCMQGMEEVKRQLGRHIAVEPEWEAGFTLQIQLRHILAMFQDWSSSNDEILLLAFKECHSVLMQCNNQPFHRDATDYYMCKHILHVRPYKVSQEPVSIHLPISRLLAGLYVLLCGKGTIDRLDHPESYDFTQLVELPLRCVVLAAQVSAEMWRRNGLSLVSQVYYYQDVKCRDEMYDKDVLMLQIAASKMDPNHFLMLILLRFELFEYFNGSCTSKDQDELRQWNRLTEEMLYLLIVVIGERYIPGVSQVTKEDVTMREVIHLLCIEPMAHSSLVKGLPENESHETGLESVITKVATFKKPGVSGHGLYEVKKERLMEFNPFFYHYSRSQHSKAEESQKKRKAQEGNDKALPPPLPPAFCPAFSNVVRLLCCDIIIHILRHVLQRAVEDRPVNWTEAMIQRALHLIGQALLEEKTQLEDSTVEEVTFDFSLKARIIGSEHDKSVFLLLYKIKSLPSLEAQKDMVKWVLQMFEIVKCLREKSSPTVPMSMETKPEESAQDKEKAERKRKAEAAKLHRQKIMAQMSAMQKNFIESNKMLYDNMPESGTQGEPVTSTESCAMEQRDMCIAIGPQRGSTIDDREVLTCILCQEEQEVAGQAPAMVLTACVQRSTVLTQCRGKIPPFKADGPGTLYPLYMPPELAVGTHTGSCGHVMHATCWQKYFEAVQNTTRNRLHAELIIDLENGEYLCPLCKSLCNTVVPLIPLEPLTFNYENAEIIGQHLTLPRWIQILSARIKGLKSVTQDNEGSSGVGNTVLCGESQPDFRSILSYGVQEPRKFSDSITEMLVVCATTVHRVGLKTAPNELCPRVPVMAWNTCAFTIQAIENILQEEDKPLFGSLQNRQLGGLKAIVQFSASQRLKSSQAVIQRHFTDMLGVLLPALSRKNTPSLLEVDCFHLLVGLVLSIPSLYQEEAVDLQPSAVSSAYNHLHIFHLVTMAHMLQVLLSSTDFPEVEAGEETEEARAAAEFHATVSQHTGRLIPEASGSSLAERVKKGIEPFLRCAALFFNCLTGVHPPEELFSTSVTSPGQMEALCSYLALPSNVFQLFQDHRDTVTPLLQRWCGSPAITKALKGKTQTVRYPRRRNRLIDLPEDYSALLNQASHFQCPKSTDDERKHPTLCLFCGTMLCSQSSCCLSQLDGEDVGACTAHAATCGAGVGMFLRIRECEIVLMASKTRGSTYPAPYLDDYGETDPHLGRGNPLHLCPERYRKLNQLWQQHCILEEIARSLEVVNVMFAFEWQML